The Kitasatospora sp. NBC_00374 genome has a segment encoding these proteins:
- a CDS encoding MarR family winged helix-turn-helix transcriptional regulator yields MTESAAGSEGRSPASADAAIPLPAAAEGGPISHAIFRVARTHRMIAGHLLRRVGLHPGQELVMMQLWELGPQRQVDLVRLLDSDAATMTRTIRRLEHAGFVRRSPCVDDRRASLIEATTASHALRKEVEQLWRELEDATVGDTTDEEQASVLRALEDIEKRLTRTAAQLGT; encoded by the coding sequence ATGACGGAGTCCGCAGCCGGCAGCGAGGGCCGCTCCCCGGCCTCGGCAGACGCGGCCATCCCCCTGCCCGCGGCCGCCGAAGGAGGACCCATCAGTCACGCGATCTTCCGGGTGGCCCGCACCCACCGCATGATCGCCGGACACCTCCTGCGCCGCGTCGGCCTGCACCCCGGCCAGGAGCTGGTGATGATGCAGCTGTGGGAACTCGGACCGCAGCGACAGGTCGACCTCGTCCGACTGCTCGACTCCGACGCCGCAACCATGACCCGCACCATCCGACGCCTCGAACACGCCGGCTTCGTCCGCCGCTCACCCTGCGTCGACGACAGACGCGCCTCCCTCATCGAGGCCACCACCGCCAGTCACGCGCTGCGCAAGGAAGTCGAGCAGCTGTGGCGCGAGCTCGAAGACGCCACCGTCGGCGACACCACCGACGAGGAACAGGCCTCCGTCCTGCGCGCCCTGGAGGACATCGAGAAGCGACTCACCCGCACCGCCGCACAGCTCGGAACCTGA
- a CDS encoding acyltransferase → MNSDTLNLRIPPAFVPRPEPQASASAGRTQGRDRYLDLLRAIALVRVVVYHNFSWTWLPLVFPSMGVMFALAGSLMARSLSRPPLDVIRGRLRRLLPPMWLFGVIVVAAQILDGWGPNSEGHPAWWWGKLAFWILPLSTPPYAAHLNGFNHHLVPNWAEQVVVPLWYLRAYLWFVLLSPLALRALRRMPWLTALTPLALSLVLNSGLFSQQGRIWETVIDFTTFGSCWMLGMAHQEGLLKRIPRYLVPSTAPLIMLAGLWYLNIQPFDPSQPTDLDGVPIAQAVWSFGYVAMLLHLSPSWEQWPKPLERWNGLISLLNARAVSVYLWHALVLSLPLTDPLWGVSFVYQNAQWLLTSQWLPLMTGIPLIGLFVLSFGWMEDLAAKRSLRLFPWPRRPRGRRRAA, encoded by the coding sequence GTGAACAGCGACACCCTCAACCTGCGCATCCCGCCCGCCTTCGTCCCCAGGCCCGAACCCCAAGCGTCGGCGTCGGCTGGCCGCACACAGGGCCGCGACCGCTACCTGGACCTGCTGCGCGCCATTGCCCTGGTCCGGGTCGTGGTCTACCACAACTTCAGCTGGACCTGGCTGCCGCTGGTCTTCCCGTCCATGGGCGTGATGTTCGCGCTGGCCGGCTCGCTGATGGCCCGTTCACTCAGCCGCCCCCCGCTCGACGTGATCCGGGGGCGTCTGCGCCGGCTGTTGCCGCCGATGTGGCTGTTCGGCGTGATCGTCGTCGCCGCGCAGATCCTCGACGGCTGGGGCCCGAACTCCGAAGGACACCCGGCGTGGTGGTGGGGGAAGCTGGCGTTCTGGATCCTGCCGCTGAGCACGCCGCCCTACGCCGCGCACCTGAACGGCTTCAACCACCATCTCGTGCCGAACTGGGCCGAACAGGTCGTCGTACCGCTGTGGTACCTGCGCGCCTACCTCTGGTTCGTGCTGCTCTCCCCGCTGGCGCTGCGAGCCCTACGGCGGATGCCGTGGCTGACGGCGCTCACCCCACTGGCGCTGTCGCTCGTCCTCAACTCGGGGCTGTTCAGCCAGCAAGGGCGGATCTGGGAGACCGTCATCGACTTCACCACCTTCGGCTCCTGCTGGATGCTGGGCATGGCCCACCAAGAGGGGCTGCTGAAGCGGATACCGCGGTACCTCGTCCCGTCTACCGCCCCGCTGATCATGCTGGCCGGCCTCTGGTACCTGAACATCCAGCCGTTCGACCCCAGCCAGCCCACCGACCTCGACGGCGTGCCGATCGCCCAGGCCGTCTGGTCGTTCGGCTACGTCGCCATGCTGCTGCACCTCAGCCCGTCGTGGGAACAGTGGCCCAAGCCGCTGGAACGCTGGAATGGTCTGATCAGCCTGCTCAACGCCCGCGCGGTCAGCGTCTACCTGTGGCACGCGCTGGTGCTCTCCCTCCCGCTGACCGACCCGCTCTGGGGGGTGTCCTTCGTCTACCAGAACGCCCAGTGGCTGCTGACCAGCCAGTGGCTCCCGCTGATGACCGGCATACCGCTGATCGGGCTGTTCGTGCTCTCCTTCGGCTGGATGGAGGACCTTGCCGCAAAACGGTCGCTGCGGCTGTTCCCCTGGCCCCGCCGCCCACGCGGCAGACGTCGCGCCGCATAA
- a CDS encoding fibronectin type III domain-containing protein, which yields MSARRKMSNRGRRTRVSLVAAVVAAAGVLAGGSAALAGVFTGERTTVTAAASASATELTPAAEPRHDEAPKAVASIPADDPSNGLVYAGLRPAPQGDRCLGVLSTADGHCTHGPDAPPKGVDIRKDTPPVTSPLPSLDARADQSSASPASTPGPGNVVAAPASQSVVCDGDGNTGNRVQVVYAHGPGRNRYAQYAVSFKTWAAEADMIYSASAQETGGVRHIRYVTAADCTPAVLEAEIPDAALAEFSAMNSALASKGFNRKDRKYMVFADANVYCGIGTFNGDERPGQDNLSNFGPSYGRSDSGCWNPHTAAHELGHNLGAVNNSAPNTSRGAHCTDEWDIMCYSDTPYYPAMRTVCPDQGHDLRLDCNHDDYFNTNPKPGSYLATHWNIANNQFLLTGNGTKPDPNPTSSPSPKPSPTGSTGPSTGPDVTVGQLTPDSAVITWPTVKSADWYEVFLNGKHMGWVKQPTIRLANLRPDTDYAIAVSVRDSAGHDSKPGRTVSFHTPKA from the coding sequence ATGTCTGCACGTAGAAAGATGAGCAATCGGGGGCGTCGAACCCGGGTCTCACTGGTCGCGGCGGTGGTGGCCGCAGCGGGGGTCTTAGCTGGAGGTTCGGCCGCACTGGCCGGGGTCTTCACGGGCGAGCGGACGACGGTGACGGCGGCGGCCAGCGCCTCCGCGACCGAGCTCACGCCTGCAGCTGAGCCCCGACACGACGAGGCACCCAAGGCGGTGGCCTCGATACCGGCGGACGACCCGTCGAACGGTCTGGTCTACGCGGGCCTGCGGCCCGCTCCTCAGGGCGACCGCTGCCTCGGTGTCCTCAGTACGGCCGACGGGCACTGCACCCACGGCCCGGACGCGCCGCCCAAGGGCGTCGACATCAGGAAGGACACCCCACCGGTAACGTCACCGCTGCCGAGCCTCGATGCGCGGGCCGACCAATCGTCCGCCAGCCCGGCCTCAACTCCCGGACCGGGCAATGTGGTTGCCGCTCCGGCCAGCCAGTCCGTGGTCTGCGACGGCGACGGAAACACCGGCAACCGGGTCCAGGTGGTGTACGCACACGGTCCGGGCCGCAACCGGTACGCGCAGTACGCCGTCTCGTTCAAGACGTGGGCCGCCGAAGCGGACATGATCTACTCCGCCAGCGCCCAGGAGACCGGCGGCGTGCGGCACATCCGCTACGTGACCGCCGCCGACTGCACCCCGGCGGTGCTCGAAGCCGAGATCCCCGACGCGGCGCTGGCCGAGTTCAGCGCCATGAACTCCGCACTCGCGAGCAAGGGCTTCAACCGCAAGGACCGCAAGTACATGGTCTTCGCCGACGCCAACGTCTACTGCGGGATCGGCACCTTCAACGGCGACGAGCGGCCCGGCCAGGACAACCTCAGCAACTTCGGCCCGTCGTACGGCCGTTCCGACAGCGGTTGCTGGAACCCCCACACCGCCGCACACGAACTCGGGCACAACCTGGGTGCGGTGAACAACAGCGCGCCCAACACCAGTCGCGGCGCACACTGCACCGACGAGTGGGACATCATGTGCTACTCGGACACCCCGTACTACCCGGCGATGCGCACCGTCTGCCCGGATCAGGGACACGACCTGCGGCTGGACTGCAACCACGACGACTACTTCAACACCAACCCGAAACCAGGCAGCTATCTTGCCACCCACTGGAACATCGCCAACAACCAGTTCCTGCTGACCGGCAACGGCACCAAGCCTGACCCGAACCCCACGTCCAGCCCGAGCCCGAAGCCCAGTCCCACCGGCAGCACAGGCCCGTCCACCGGGCCGGACGTGACGGTCGGCCAACTTACGCCGGACTCCGCCGTCATCACCTGGCCGACTGTCAAATCGGCGGACTGGTACGAGGTCTTCCTCAACGGCAAGCACATGGGCTGGGTGAAGCAGCCCACCATCCGCCTGGCCAACCTGCGCCCGGACACCGACTACGCCATCGCGGTGTCGGTCCGCGACAGCGCCGGGCATGACTCCAAGCCCGGCCGCACGGTGTCCTTCCACACCCCGAAGGCCTGA
- a CDS encoding IS4 family transposase — protein sequence MCGVAEQGRGGTLPPHVTAYPTMALCLFSDEGAEEVARKVSGSLSEFGVWDAGWEPPTSSGITQARRQLGRDVLRETFYRVAEPVATGETRGAWLRGWRLMAIDGFELDVPDSAENAAEFGYAGNDQSRSALPKARVVAVVECGSHAVIDAEVGPWHRSGKTMAAALLPSISTDWLLLGDRGLYSFAVFSAAAHTGAAQCWRAPTQLSLPVLKVLSDGTYLSALVDPALRGWEREEQLRVAKSGAKPDPAAAHVVRVVEYDVPDRDGGEPVCLITTVTDPEAATAAELADAYHRRWEEEPATGRLKTVLRGPGTVLRSKSPDLVHQEIWAHLLVQYAISSLVCQAATGAGIDPDRIGFVRTLNIVRRTATGTAALSP from the coding sequence GTGTGCGGGGTGGCCGAGCAAGGCCGGGGTGGCACGCTCCCTCCGCACGTGACCGCCTATCCGACGATGGCGCTGTGCCTGTTCTCCGACGAGGGCGCCGAGGAGGTCGCGCGGAAGGTCAGCGGGTCGCTGTCGGAATTCGGCGTGTGGGACGCCGGGTGGGAGCCGCCGACGTCGTCGGGGATCACTCAGGCGCGCAGGCAGCTGGGTCGCGACGTGCTGCGGGAGACGTTCTACCGGGTCGCCGAGCCGGTTGCCACCGGCGAGACCCGCGGCGCGTGGCTTCGCGGATGGCGGCTGATGGCCATCGACGGGTTCGAACTCGACGTCCCCGACTCGGCCGAGAACGCGGCCGAGTTCGGCTACGCCGGCAACGACCAGTCCCGTTCCGCCCTTCCCAAGGCCCGGGTTGTGGCTGTCGTCGAGTGCGGATCGCACGCCGTCATCGATGCCGAGGTCGGGCCGTGGCACCGGAGCGGGAAGACGATGGCGGCCGCGCTGCTGCCCTCGATCTCGACCGACTGGCTGCTGCTGGGCGATCGGGGCCTCTACAGCTTCGCCGTGTTCAGTGCCGCCGCCCACACCGGGGCGGCGCAGTGCTGGCGGGCACCGACGCAGCTGTCCCTGCCGGTCCTGAAGGTCCTGTCCGACGGTACGTACCTGTCGGCTCTGGTCGATCCTGCCCTGCGCGGCTGGGAGCGGGAGGAACAGCTGCGGGTGGCGAAATCCGGCGCGAAGCCCGATCCGGCCGCAGCCCACGTCGTCCGGGTCGTCGAGTATGACGTCCCCGACCGCGACGGCGGGGAACCGGTCTGCCTGATCACCACGGTCACCGATCCGGAGGCCGCGACGGCGGCCGAACTGGCGGACGCCTACCACCGGCGATGGGAGGAGGAGCCCGCGACCGGCCGGTTGAAGACCGTCCTGCGCGGCCCGGGAACGGTGCTGCGGTCCAAGAGCCCGGACCTGGTCCACCAGGAGATCTGGGCCCACCTGCTGGTCCAGTACGCGATCAGCTCCCTGGTCTGCCAGGCCGCGACCGGTGCTGGCATCGACCCCGACCGGATCGGCTTCGTCAGGACCCTCAACATCGTCCGCCGCACCGCCACCGGTACGGCGGCCCTTTCCCCCTGA
- a CDS encoding VOC family protein has product MASIKQIQVTFDCAEPERVARFWCEVLGYVVPPPPEGFATWGDFDRALPPERQGSAFACIDPSGAGPRLFFQRVPEGKVVKNRLHLDVRVGTGLVGEERLTALEAECARLVALGAVRVRLLRADGYNESCLVMQDVEGNEFCLD; this is encoded by the coding sequence ATGGCGTCGATCAAGCAGATCCAGGTCACCTTCGACTGCGCGGAACCTGAGCGCGTCGCTCGTTTCTGGTGCGAGGTGTTGGGGTACGTCGTACCGCCGCCACCGGAGGGGTTCGCCACTTGGGGCGATTTCGACCGCGCACTGCCGCCTGAGCGTCAGGGTTCGGCGTTCGCGTGCATTGATCCTTCGGGTGCGGGCCCACGACTGTTCTTCCAGCGCGTTCCCGAAGGCAAGGTCGTCAAGAACCGGCTGCATCTTGACGTGCGGGTCGGCACCGGGCTCGTGGGTGAGGAGCGCCTCACCGCACTTGAGGCCGAATGCGCACGACTGGTCGCGCTCGGCGCGGTGCGCGTGCGGCTCCTGCGTGCCGACGGCTACAACGAGTCGTGCCTCGTGATGCAGGACGTCGAGGGCAACGAGTTCTGTCTCGACTGA
- a CDS encoding papain-like cysteine protease family protein, protein MSATAAALSGGLIVGLGVFAQADLVNGTVTAGNGQYSSINHRAQPSLSAQISGSTRIGDKVAMSCRTTGDAVENNTRWVQSDSYYIAAAFIKENTDNLPVCRSTTTDPSPTTTTSTTAKSLKISMQKQVKDQWCWDASGVTIAHFWGHTSVSQEEFCKLAAQGTWVNCNNQPATLEDMANGLARLGLSSSGRSLSRSASFAESSAEVTAGRPFGVRIGWRSGGGHMNVVYGYDTASSMIAVGDPWPSTQTYTWWNYSTYVNNNSFQWTHSRIGIHG, encoded by the coding sequence ATGAGCGCGACCGCTGCCGCGCTCTCCGGCGGTCTGATCGTCGGCCTCGGCGTCTTCGCCCAGGCCGACCTGGTCAACGGCACCGTAACCGCCGGCAACGGCCAGTACAGCAGCATCAACCATCGCGCCCAGCCGTCCCTGTCGGCGCAGATCAGCGGCTCCACACGGATCGGTGACAAGGTCGCGATGTCGTGCCGGACCACCGGCGATGCCGTCGAGAACAACACCCGGTGGGTCCAGTCCGACTCCTATTACATCGCCGCAGCCTTCATCAAGGAGAACACCGACAACCTGCCGGTCTGCCGTTCGACGACCACCGATCCCTCCCCGACGACGACCACCAGTACGACCGCCAAGTCACTCAAGATCAGCATGCAGAAGCAAGTCAAGGACCAGTGGTGCTGGGACGCCTCCGGCGTGACCATCGCCCACTTCTGGGGCCACACCAGCGTCAGCCAGGAGGAGTTCTGCAAACTCGCCGCCCAGGGCACCTGGGTGAACTGCAACAACCAGCCCGCGACCCTGGAGGACATGGCCAACGGCCTGGCCAGGCTGGGCCTGAGCAGCAGCGGCCGCAGCCTGTCCCGTAGCGCCTCGTTCGCCGAGTCCTCCGCCGAGGTCACCGCCGGCCGCCCGTTCGGCGTCCGGATCGGCTGGCGCAGCGGCGGCGGCCACATGAACGTCGTCTACGGATACGACACCGCCAGCAGCATGATCGCCGTCGGCGACCCCTGGCCCAGCACCCAGACCTACACCTGGTGGAACTACTCCACCTATGTGAACAACAACTCGTTCCAGTGGACCCACTCCCGCATCGGCATCCACGGCTGA
- a CDS encoding alkene reductase gives MTTAFDPIVLGGRRLSSRVVMAPMTRSRAFGPGAEPTELMATYYAQRATAGLIVTEGIQPSTVGQGYPDTPGLHTSGQVAAWRTVTDAVHREGGVIFAQLMHTGRIGHPSLLPEGLVPVGPSAVAAKGQVFTHEGPKEYVTPKELSEAEIRQTVDDFAAAARNAIEAGFDGVELHGANGYLIHQFLAPNSNRRTDAWGGEAEGRIRFAVEVVTAVAEAVGGHRVGLRLSPGNPYNDIAEDNPAEVYEALLGRIAGLDLAYLHLLEGPDRDLTNRLRKAWPGTFVLNPFTYPEVTGPEALKMVEDGAVDMVAYGALFLANPDLPARLAAGGPFNTPDPATFYGGDHRGYTDYPTLVA, from the coding sequence ATGACCACCGCTTTCGATCCGATCGTCCTGGGCGGCCGCCGCCTGTCCAGCCGCGTCGTGATGGCGCCGATGACCCGCAGCCGCGCCTTCGGGCCCGGCGCCGAACCGACGGAGCTGATGGCGACGTACTACGCGCAGCGCGCCACCGCCGGCCTGATCGTCACCGAGGGCATCCAGCCCTCGACGGTCGGCCAGGGCTATCCCGACACCCCCGGGCTGCACACGTCCGGGCAGGTGGCGGCGTGGCGGACGGTGACCGACGCCGTGCACCGCGAGGGCGGGGTGATCTTCGCGCAGTTGATGCACACCGGCCGGATCGGCCACCCCAGCCTGCTGCCCGAGGGCCTGGTGCCGGTGGGTCCGTCGGCGGTGGCCGCCAAGGGCCAGGTCTTCACCCACGAGGGGCCGAAGGAGTACGTGACGCCGAAGGAGCTGAGCGAGGCGGAGATCCGGCAGACCGTCGACGACTTCGCCGCCGCGGCCCGCAACGCGATCGAGGCCGGGTTCGACGGCGTGGAGCTCCACGGCGCCAACGGCTACCTGATCCACCAGTTCCTGGCACCGAACAGCAACCGGCGCACCGACGCCTGGGGCGGCGAGGCCGAGGGCCGGATCCGCTTCGCCGTCGAGGTCGTCACGGCCGTGGCCGAGGCGGTCGGCGGCCACCGGGTGGGCCTGCGGCTCTCACCCGGGAACCCGTACAACGACATCGCCGAGGACAACCCGGCCGAGGTGTACGAGGCGCTGCTGGGGCGGATCGCCGGCCTGGACCTGGCCTACCTGCACCTGTTGGAGGGCCCGGACCGCGACCTGACCAACCGGCTGCGCAAGGCCTGGCCCGGCACGTTCGTCCTCAACCCCTTCACCTACCCGGAGGTCACCGGGCCCGAGGCGCTGAAGATGGTCGAGGACGGAGCTGTGGACATGGTCGCCTACGGTGCGCTGTTCCTGGCCAACCCCGACCTGCCGGCCCGGCTGGCGGCCGGTGGCCCGTTCAACACGCCGGACCCGGCCACCTTCTACGGCGGCGACCACCGCGGCTACACCGACTACCCCACCCTCGTCGCCTGA
- a CDS encoding bifunctional polysaccharide deacetylase/glycosyltransferase family 2 protein has product MSRHQRPRQSIVRPRRLAAPPLRFFLPITLLVCLLALLVLRGLATNEAFHDERVAVSVDKSTVPTNLLNGGPIVDARGTLNNQPVSYQVPDHTVVLTFDDGPDPKWTPQILDLLAARHIHASFFITGAMASRNPELIRRIVAGGHEIGVHTFTHPDLTQQSDAGLAWELGQTQLALAGVAGVHSSLFRPPYSSTVDALDDWNYPVVKKVGARGYLTAFIDSDTEDWQRPGVPAIVKAAMPKQPGKGEMILMHDAGGDRSETVTALSQIIDELQTQNYHFATISESLGASSATVPVHGYQLWAGKAFIWLTGLSVVLLPWLVDLLAFVGVLVFARFALMMVLATRHARQRRRPDFAWGQPVSRPATVLVPAYNERECIANTLNSLAVSDHPIEVIVIDDGSTDDTADIVEELALPNVRLIRQPNSGKSCALNTGIANASHDLIVMMDGDTVFEPSTVRELIQPFADPSVGAVAGNAKVGNRDTLIGAWQHIEYVMGFNLDRRMYDTLNVMPTIPGAVGAFRREPLVHIGGMSDDTLAEDTDVTMAMLCEGWRVVYAERARAWTEAPGSMQQLWSQRYRWSYGTMQAMWKHRHAVRSRGPASRFGRLGLPMVVLYSVLAPLLAPLIDLFLLYGVLFVDAPRTLTAWAAVLLVQIALAWYAFRLDGEKPGYLITLPIQQVVYRQLMYLVLLQSSITAVTGGRLRWHKLRRTGEVAAPMGA; this is encoded by the coding sequence ATGTCCCGCCATCAGCGACCCCGGCAGTCGATCGTTCGACCGCGCCGGCTCGCCGCGCCGCCCCTGCGTTTCTTCCTGCCGATCACCCTGTTGGTCTGCCTGCTGGCCCTCCTGGTGCTGCGCGGTCTCGCGACCAACGAGGCCTTCCATGACGAGCGGGTGGCCGTCTCGGTGGACAAGAGCACGGTGCCGACCAACCTGCTGAACGGCGGACCGATCGTCGACGCCCGCGGAACGCTCAACAACCAACCGGTGAGCTACCAGGTGCCGGACCACACGGTGGTCCTGACCTTCGACGACGGCCCGGATCCGAAGTGGACACCCCAGATCCTGGACCTGCTGGCGGCCCGTCACATCCACGCCTCGTTCTTCATCACGGGCGCGATGGCATCCCGCAACCCCGAGCTGATCCGTCGGATCGTCGCCGGGGGCCACGAGATCGGCGTGCACACCTTCACCCACCCCGACCTCACCCAGCAGTCTGACGCCGGGCTGGCCTGGGAGCTCGGGCAGACGCAGCTCGCACTGGCCGGCGTCGCCGGCGTGCACAGCTCGCTGTTCCGCCCGCCGTACTCGTCCACCGTCGACGCTCTGGACGACTGGAACTACCCGGTGGTGAAAAAGGTCGGTGCCCGCGGCTACCTGACGGCGTTCATCGACTCCGACACCGAGGACTGGCAGCGCCCGGGTGTCCCCGCCATCGTCAAGGCGGCGATGCCCAAGCAACCCGGAAAGGGCGAAATGATCCTGATGCACGACGCGGGCGGCGACCGCTCGGAGACGGTGACCGCGCTCAGCCAGATCATCGACGAACTCCAGACGCAGAACTACCACTTCGCCACCATCTCCGAGTCTCTCGGCGCCTCCAGCGCGACCGTCCCGGTGCACGGCTACCAGCTGTGGGCGGGCAAGGCGTTCATCTGGCTCACCGGCCTATCGGTCGTACTGCTTCCCTGGCTGGTCGATCTGCTGGCCTTCGTCGGCGTCCTGGTTTTCGCCCGGTTCGCCTTGATGATGGTGCTGGCCACCCGCCACGCCCGGCAGCGGCGGCGTCCCGACTTCGCCTGGGGTCAACCGGTCTCCCGACCGGCCACCGTGCTGGTGCCCGCCTACAACGAGCGGGAGTGCATCGCCAACACCCTGAACTCCCTTGCCGTCAGTGACCATCCGATCGAGGTCATCGTCATCGACGACGGCTCCACCGATGACACCGCGGACATCGTCGAGGAACTGGCCCTGCCGAACGTACGCCTCATCCGGCAGCCCAACAGCGGCAAGTCCTGTGCCCTCAACACCGGTATCGCCAACGCCTCACATGACCTCATCGTGATGATGGACGGAGACACCGTCTTCGAGCCCTCCACCGTCCGCGAGCTGATCCAGCCCTTTGCCGACCCCTCCGTGGGAGCAGTCGCCGGAAACGCCAAGGTCGGCAACCGCGACACGCTGATCGGCGCCTGGCAGCACATCGAGTACGTCATGGGCTTCAACCTCGACCGCCGCATGTACGACACCCTCAACGTCATGCCAACCATCCCCGGCGCGGTCGGCGCGTTCCGCCGCGAGCCGCTGGTGCACATCGGCGGAATGAGCGACGACACTCTGGCCGAGGACACCGACGTCACCATGGCAATGCTCTGCGAAGGCTGGCGGGTCGTCTACGCCGAGCGCGCGCGTGCGTGGACGGAAGCCCCCGGCAGCATGCAGCAGCTCTGGTCGCAGCGCTACCGCTGGAGCTACGGCACCATGCAGGCGATGTGGAAACACCGCCACGCCGTCCGCAGCCGCGGCCCGGCCAGCCGGTTCGGGCGACTCGGCCTGCCGATGGTGGTGCTGTACTCAGTGCTCGCCCCGCTACTGGCTCCACTGATCGACCTGTTCCTGTTGTACGGCGTGCTGTTCGTCGACGCCCCGCGCACCCTCACCGCCTGGGCCGCCGTCCTGCTCGTCCAGATCGCGCTGGCCTGGTACGCGTTCCGGCTCGACGGGGAAAAGCCCGGATATCTCATCACCCTGCCGATCCAGCAGGTGGTCTACCGCCAACTGATGTACCTGGTACTGCTGCAGTCCTCGATCACCGCGGTGACCGGCGGCCGCCTGCGCTGGCACAAGCTGCGCCGCACCGGCGAGGTCGCCGCACCGATGGGGGCCTGA